The Ziziphus jujuba cultivar Dongzao chromosome 7, ASM3175591v1 genome includes a region encoding these proteins:
- the LOC107424178 gene encoding uncharacterized protein LOC107424178 isoform X1 produces the protein MAFQNFAATITRFIFAAGGLIFYFHGSFSKMQFVDDTNWKGMCFIILSLTVAFFVFMPLKCNDMFEKLCDMHFLLNALVKLLWLGLVSMLTFLTKYPRLKIHHSKSTTEEQSNRSGKVNDLLGVGSFSVLALVISCARERQQGSAGFGVFDFILQLTMDASMEIPAGHGNGSGPNLWYMFGAYVYCFLLLIIRNYGNSLAEHGISSSVARQETLLQDQDQPLEMDSVTIDIDRQLRVPFRHHYSNHYSHSNSIGNSTTTSSSGILDWSRGSVFSSNSDTVDGRSDHESIVEVVPEREEEEKRGDVILDGESNINVQLNECGSYDVEGENKNKEGTSDGESKDVETNECGNYETKGEDEDTEVMLDGDTKDMQWGNYKVDGLRRRKNMTRSKAIWSDEVEIADMKILKPYSYGWEWRLPSFTDSLVSVTLTNNVFESFTKVLSLFGCSLFSNNDDPKHQNGHEISTPLYLDTRQIHFYRYSAKNNQKWPWICWCWGYNRYVDGVELKIFLEGGEFGERHQREDQKDGDDYSHYERKKVVFPLPRKGQLLGGRQRKPMTK, from the coding sequence ATGGCGTTCCAAAACTTTGCAGCAACCATTACAAGGTTTATCTTCGCAGCCGGaggtttgattttttatttccaCGGATCCTTCTCAAAGATGCAATTTGTGGATGATACAAACTGGAAAGGCATGTGTTTTATTATTCTCAGTCTAACTGTTGCTTTCTTTGTGTTTATGCCTCTGAAATGTAATGATATGTTTGAAAAGTTATGTGATATGCATTTCTTGCTGAATGCCCTTGTGAAGTTACTTTGGCTGGGGTTAGTCTCTATGTTGACTTTCCTTACCAAGTATCCTCGGCTCAAAATTCATCATTCAAAATCTACGACGGAGGAACAAAGCAATAGATCAGGAAAGGTGAATGATTTATTGGGTGTTGGATCGTTTTCCGTTCTTGCTTTGGTGATATCATGTGCTAGGGAAAGGCAGCAGGGGAGCGCAGGATTCGGTGTATTCGACTTTATCCTTCAGTTGACTATGGATGCTTCTATGGAGATTCCTGCTGGACATGGTAATGGATCAGGACCAAATCTTTGGTATATGTTTGGTGCTtatgtttattgttttttgttgcTCATAATCAGAAATTACGGGAATTCCTTGGCTGAACATGGAATCAGCAGCTCTGTTGCTCGACAGGAAACTCTGTTGCAAGACCAAGATCAGCCGTTAGAGATGGATTCTGTTACAATTGATATAGATCGACAATTGAGAGTTCCTTTTCGTCATCATTACTCCAATCACTATTCCCATAGTAATAGTATTGGAAATAGTACTACTACTTCTAGTAGTGGAATATTAGACTGGTCGAGGGGGAGTGTATTTTCCAGTAATAGTGATACCGTAGATGGTCGCAGTGATCATGAAAGCATTGTTGAAGTAGTAccagagagagaagaagaagagaaaagaggGGATGTTATTTTAGATGGCGAAAGCAACATTAATGTGCAACTGAACGAATGCGGAAGTTATGATGTAGAGGGAGAAAATAAGAATAAGGAAGGTACATCAGATGGGGAAAGCAAGGATGTTGAAACTAATGAATGTGGAAATTATGAGACAAAGGGTGAAGATGAGGATACAGAAGTTATGCTAGATGGGGATACCAAAGATATGCAATGGGGAAACTATAAGGTTGATGGACTAAGGAGGAGGAAGAACATGACGAGGTCAAAAGCAATCTGGTCTGATGAAGTAGAAATTGCAGATATGAAGATATTAAAACCTTACTCATACGGATGGGAATGGAGGTTACCCTCATTTACTGATAGTTTAGTTTCTGTAACGCTAACAAACAATGTGTTTGAGTCATTTACAAAGGTTCTGTCTCTATTTGGCTGTTCCCTCTTCTCCAACAACGATGACCCAAAACATCAGAATGGTCATGAGATATCAACTCCCCTGTACTTAGACACTAGGCAAATCCACTTCTATCGTTATTCAGCCAAGAACAACCAAAAATGGCCGTGGATTTGCTGGTGTTGGGGCTATAACAGATATGTCGACGGGGTCGAgctgaaaatatttcttgagGGAGGAGAATTTGGTGAGCGTCATCAAAGGGAGGACCAAAAAGATGGAGACGATTACAGTCACTACGAGAGGAAGAAAGTTGTATTTCCACTACCAAGGAAAGGGCAGTTACTGGGAGGCAGGCAGCGAAAGCCTATGACGAAATAA
- the LOC107424178 gene encoding uncharacterized protein LOC107424178 isoform X2, which produces MIQTGKLLWLGLVSMLTFLTKYPRLKIHHSKSTTEEQSNRSGKVNDLLGVGSFSVLALVISCARERQQGSAGFGVFDFILQLTMDASMEIPAGHGNGSGPNLWYMFGAYVYCFLLLIIRNYGNSLAEHGISSSVARQETLLQDQDQPLEMDSVTIDIDRQLRVPFRHHYSNHYSHSNSIGNSTTTSSSGILDWSRGSVFSSNSDTVDGRSDHESIVEVVPEREEEEKRGDVILDGESNINVQLNECGSYDVEGENKNKEGTSDGESKDVETNECGNYETKGEDEDTEVMLDGDTKDMQWGNYKVDGLRRRKNMTRSKAIWSDEVEIADMKILKPYSYGWEWRLPSFTDSLVSVTLTNNVFESFTKVLSLFGCSLFSNNDDPKHQNGHEISTPLYLDTRQIHFYRYSAKNNQKWPWICWCWGYNRYVDGVELKIFLEGGEFGERHQREDQKDGDDYSHYERKKVVFPLPRKGQLLGGRQRKPMTK; this is translated from the exons ATGATACAAACTGGAAAG TTACTTTGGCTGGGGTTAGTCTCTATGTTGACTTTCCTTACCAAGTATCCTCGGCTCAAAATTCATCATTCAAAATCTACGACGGAGGAACAAAGCAATAGATCAGGAAAGGTGAATGATTTATTGGGTGTTGGATCGTTTTCCGTTCTTGCTTTGGTGATATCATGTGCTAGGGAAAGGCAGCAGGGGAGCGCAGGATTCGGTGTATTCGACTTTATCCTTCAGTTGACTATGGATGCTTCTATGGAGATTCCTGCTGGACATGGTAATGGATCAGGACCAAATCTTTGGTATATGTTTGGTGCTtatgtttattgttttttgttgcTCATAATCAGAAATTACGGGAATTCCTTGGCTGAACATGGAATCAGCAGCTCTGTTGCTCGACAGGAAACTCTGTTGCAAGACCAAGATCAGCCGTTAGAGATGGATTCTGTTACAATTGATATAGATCGACAATTGAGAGTTCCTTTTCGTCATCATTACTCCAATCACTATTCCCATAGTAATAGTATTGGAAATAGTACTACTACTTCTAGTAGTGGAATATTAGACTGGTCGAGGGGGAGTGTATTTTCCAGTAATAGTGATACCGTAGATGGTCGCAGTGATCATGAAAGCATTGTTGAAGTAGTAccagagagagaagaagaagagaaaagaggGGATGTTATTTTAGATGGCGAAAGCAACATTAATGTGCAACTGAACGAATGCGGAAGTTATGATGTAGAGGGAGAAAATAAGAATAAGGAAGGTACATCAGATGGGGAAAGCAAGGATGTTGAAACTAATGAATGTGGAAATTATGAGACAAAGGGTGAAGATGAGGATACAGAAGTTATGCTAGATGGGGATACCAAAGATATGCAATGGGGAAACTATAAGGTTGATGGACTAAGGAGGAGGAAGAACATGACGAGGTCAAAAGCAATCTGGTCTGATGAAGTAGAAATTGCAGATATGAAGATATTAAAACCTTACTCATACGGATGGGAATGGAGGTTACCCTCATTTACTGATAGTTTAGTTTCTGTAACGCTAACAAACAATGTGTTTGAGTCATTTACAAAGGTTCTGTCTCTATTTGGCTGTTCCCTCTTCTCCAACAACGATGACCCAAAACATCAGAATGGTCATGAGATATCAACTCCCCTGTACTTAGACACTAGGCAAATCCACTTCTATCGTTATTCAGCCAAGAACAACCAAAAATGGCCGTGGATTTGCTGGTGTTGGGGCTATAACAGATATGTCGACGGGGTCGAgctgaaaatatttcttgagGGAGGAGAATTTGGTGAGCGTCATCAAAGGGAGGACCAAAAAGATGGAGACGATTACAGTCACTACGAGAGGAAGAAAGTTGTATTTCCACTACCAAGGAAAGGGCAGTTACTGGGAGGCAGGCAGCGAAAGCCTATGACGAAATAA